A genomic stretch from Solanum stenotomum isolate F172 chromosome 8, ASM1918654v1, whole genome shotgun sequence includes:
- the LOC125875265 gene encoding general transcription and DNA repair factor IIH subunit TFB5-like: protein MVNAVKGLFFCSDIPMDQFIINMNASLPQSQKFIIHVLDNTHLFVRSDMAGMIRSAISDFRDANTYEKPA, encoded by the exons ATGGTGAATGCGGTCAAAGGATT GTTTTTTTGCAGTGATATACCTATGGATCAGTTCATTATCAATATGAATGCTTCATTGCCACAATCACAAAAGTTCATCATACATGTTTTGGACAATACACATCTGTTTGTTCGATCTGATATGGCTGGAATGATTCGCAGTGCTATTTCAGATTTCAGAGACGCAAACACATATGAGAAGCCTGCTTAG
- the LOC125875261 gene encoding glutaredoxin: protein MSLAKAKEIVSGNPVAVFSKTYCPFCVSVKDLLSKLGATFKAVELDSEKDGSEIQAALAEWTGQRTVPNVFIGGKHIGGCDATTALHREGKLVPLLTEAGALAKTSTA from the exons ATGTCACTTGCCAAAGCTAAGGAAATCGTTTCTGGAAATCCAGTGGCGGTCTTCAG CAAGACGTATTGTCCCTTCTGTGTTAGCGTCAAGGATTTGTTGTCGAAGCTTGGTGCTACTTTCAAGGCTGTTGAGTTAGATTCTGAAA AGGATGGAAGTGAGATCCAGGCTGCACTGGCTGAGTGGACTGGTCAGCGAACTGTGCCAAACGTCTTCATAGGCGGAAAGCACATTGGTGGCTGTGACG CCACAACTGCCTTGCACAGGGAAGGGAAGCTTGTTCCTCTGCTAACTGAGGCTGGAGCACTTGCTAAAACTTCTACAGCTTAG